A genomic region of Zea mays cultivar B73 chromosome 6, Zm-B73-REFERENCE-NAM-5.0, whole genome shotgun sequence contains the following coding sequences:
- the LOC103630335 gene encoding protein ALP1-like — MSPSHTEDEFASSDSSDSEDETLLLVNLLTLNIAAQHLHRRRSGLPRRVIHRDHFAGENLIQHHYFAANPVYPPHVFRRRFRMSRPLFLRILQGLQQHDIYFTQRVDATGMPGLGPLQKVCAAMRILAYGLPSDAVDEYIQIGESTARECLHHFCRAIIDCFSAWYLRTPTQDDINRIMHNSESRGFPGMLGSIDCMHWEWRNCPTAWRGQFCGRNGRASMILEAVATYDLWIWHAFFGMPGTNNDVNVLHRSPVFDPITTGRMPPVNYTVNGNAYNFGYYLADGIYPNWPTFVKAIRHPYEEKKVYFTQMQESCRKDIERAFGVLQARWAVLRGPAYGWDRNRLTEIMTACIIMHNMIVEDEGPFAANIDFGDNSSRIDSSQIIAEGRAEWVINHFDLRRQDRSCSLQNDLVEHLWSRRGSM; from the exons ATGTCTCCTAGCCATACGGAAGATGAGTTTGCTTCGAGTGATTCGAGTGATAGTGAGGATGAAACTCTTTTGCTTGTCAACCTACTAACCCTAAACATTGCGGCGCAGCACCTTCACCGCCGACGGTCCGGTCTACCCCGCCGTGTCATTCACAGAGATCATTTCGCTGGAGAAAACCTCATCCAACATCACTACTTCGCCGCTAACCCAGTGTATCCACCGCATGTGTTTCGTAGAAG GTTCCGCATGAGTAGGCCTTTGTTTCTCCGCATCCTGCAAGGTCTTCAACAACACGATATTTACTTTACACAAAGAGTTGACGCAACTGGTATGCCCGGACTAGGACCATTACAAAAAGTATGTGCGGCCATGCGGATACTTGCTTATGGCTTACCTTCAGATGCGGTAGACGAGTATATTCAAATTGGGGAATCAACGGCTAGGGAATGCCTTCATCATTTTTGTCGCGCAATCATTGATTGTTTTAGTGCTTGGTATTTACGCACTCCAACTCAAGATGACATTAATCGCATCATGCATAATAGTGAGTCGCGGGGTTTTCCTGGCATGTTGGGATCCATCGATTGCATGCACTGGGAGTGGAGGAACTGTCCAACGGCATGGCGAGGTCAATTTTGTGGTAGAAATGGTAGGGCATCCATGATACTTGAAGCTGTTGCAACGTATGATCTATGGATTTGGCATGCATTTTTTGGCATGCCTGGGACAAACAATGACGTGAACGTGCTCCACCGTTCCCCCGTCTTTGACCCAATCACTACTGGTCGAATGCCCCCTGTCAATTACACAGTTAATGGTAATGCGTATAACTTCGGTTATTACCTCGCTGATGGTATTTACCCAAACTGGCCTACTTTTGTGAAAGCAATCCGACACCCATACGAGGAAAAGAAAGTCTACTTCACTCAGATGCAGGAAAGTTGCCGAAAGGATATTGAGCGTGCTTTTGGAGTACTTCAAGCCCGGTGGGCGGTGCTCCGTGGACCAGCTTATGGTTGGGATCGTAATCGTTTGACAGAGATAATGACGGCTTGCATCATCATGCATAACATGATCGTTGAAGACGAAGGCCCATTTGCTGCAAACATTGATTTCGGAGACAACTCTTCAAGGATTGATTCATCTCAAATAATAGCGGAAGGACGTGCCGAATGGGTTATTAACCACTTCGATCTACGTCGCCAAGATAGATCGTGCTCCCTTCAAAATGATCTTGTCGAGCACTTATGGAGTCGCCGTGGAAGTATGTAA
- the LOC103630334 gene encoding probable serine/threonine-protein kinase PBL7, with amino-acid sequence MKDAFSPPSPPPAPAPAPAPDSAEDLADARLAPWTFSPWPAPRRDHASGGGSGSGRPNPLFTILPVSALAIGLVLLVAVAVILLAVTRRARPPKADGASGSCNGDSGKPGAPTSSCGSHVTSRCGGYAAAGTGCIYAGRLGFSAQPRSRGAQVFTYRELERATDWFSECNVVGRGASGAVFRGRLADGTTAAIKRLRLDQRRQGEREFRIEVDLLSRMDSPYLVGLLGYCADQSHRLLVFEYMANGSLKSRLHHPAPAAAAAAGPPPPPPLDWQTRLGIALDCARALEFLHEHSSPAVIHRDFNCSNVLLDHNYRARVSDFGMAKVGSNRTDGQVVTRVLGTTGYLAPEYASTGKLTTKSDVYSYGVVLLELLTGRVPVDTQRPPGEHVLVSWALPRLTNRQKLVQMVDPALKGQFALKDLIQVAAIAAMCVQTKAEYRPLMTDVVQSLIPIAKTTPAMSCSSTPLRPALQHVIFMGPQCGDDKASS; translated from the exons atgaaggacgccttCTCCCCGCCTTCGCCGCCGCCGGCACCGGCACCGGCACCGGCCCCAGACTCCGCGGAGGACCTCGCGGACGCGCGGCTCGCGCCGTGGACGTTCTCCCCGTGGCCGGCGCCGCGCCGGGACCAcgccagcggcggcggcagcggcagcggccggCCGAACCCGCTCTTCACCATACTGCCGGTCTCGGCTCTGGCCATCGGCCTCGTGCTGCTCGTCGCCGTGGCCGTCATCCTGCTGGCGGTGACCCGGCGCGCGAGGCCGCCCAAGGCGGACGGCGCCAGCGGCAGCTGCAACGGCGACAGCGGCAAGCCGGGCGCGCCGACGTCCAGCTGCGGCAGCCATGTCACCAGCAGGTGCGGCGGCTACGCCGCCGCCG GCACAGGGTGCATATACGCCGGCCGGCTGGGGTTCTCGGCGCAGCCGCGGAGCCGCGGCGCGCAGGTGTTCACGTACCGCGAGCTGGAGCGCGCGACGGACTGGTTCAGCGAGTGCAACGTGGTGGGGCGGGGCGCCTCCGGCGCGGTCTTCCGCGGCCGGCTCGCCGACGGCACCACCGCCGCCATCAAGCGGCTGCGGCTGGACCAGCGGCGGCAGGGAGAGCGCGAGTTCCGCATCGAG GTGGACCTGCTGAGCAGGATGGACTCGCCGTACCTGGTGGGGCTGCTGGGCTACTGCGCCGACCAGAGCCACCGGCTGCTGGTGTTCGAGTACATGGCCAACGGCAGCCTCAAGAGCCGCCTCCACCACCCGGCGcccgccgcagccgcagccgcgggcccgccgccgccgccgccgctggacTGGCAGACGCGGCTGGGCATCGCGCTGGACTGCGCGCGCGCGCTCGAGTTCCTGCACGAGCACAGCAGCCCCGCCGTGATCCACCGCGACTTCAACTGCAGCAACGTCCTGCTGGACCATAACTACCGCGCCCGCGTGTCCGACTTCGGCATGGCCAAGGTCGGCTCCAACAGGACAGACGGCCAGGTCGTCACCCGCGTGCTCGGCACCACAGGCTACCTCGCGCCAGA GTACGCGTCGACTGGGAAGCTGACGACCAAGTCGGACGTGTACAGCTACGGGGTCGTGCTACTGGAGCTGCTCACCGGCCGGGTACCGGTGGACACGCAGCGGCCGCCCGGAGAGCATGTCCTGGTTTCCTGG GCCCTTCCGCGACTTACGAACCGCCAGAAACTCGTGCAGATGGTTGACCCTGCCCTGAAAGGCCAGTTTGCCCTCAAGGATCTGATCCAG GTGGCCGCCATCGCGGCGATGTGCGTGCAGACGAAGGCGGAGTACAGGCCGCTGATGACGGACGTGGTGCAGTCGCTGATCCCCATCGCCAAGACCACCCCGGCGATGTCCTGCTCCTCCACGCCGCTCAGACCGGCCCTGCAGCACGTCATCTTCATGGGCCCGCAGTGCGGCGACGACAAGGCATCCTCCTAG
- the LOC103631514 gene encoding uncharacterized protein, translating into MCAISTYPSMDPASNATSSQAMSNPSNAQQFPPPPPLWPTGYMQQNPVDCNMMGNINFPSPGQGPTTMWAPIQAGNTSSQSTMIPASQSALYWNHYMNFVRNPLGSVGMSPYTDSYPPSLSSTPLQGSNTIPQMPVNLESDAEHSVQDINSPEKNAPPVQKQKKSKEQNFTAPEDRLLCTTWLQISSDPIVNTGQRREGLWARIEKRYNEQRGEFPCRLNRALSSRWDKIRADVSKFSGYYARVLREKQSGLSDDDKTSKAATLFAHEEGKPFHYMHCWHQLKGEPKWESICQGHSFRGLHARSLPSSGCPSVQTPETDSGSAGLSGKRPHGRDFSKAERKKAGSSSSPEYLSRLQEITEKQIQRSIEKGEKKKRPLKKIGRYKRRDWTWKPKS; encoded by the exons ATGTGTGCCATCTCCACATATCCTAGCATGGACCCTGCCAGCAATGCGACATCGTCGCAGGCGATGTCGAATCCGTCAAATGCCCAGCAAtttcctccaccaccacccttaTGGCCAACAGGTTACATGCAGCAGAATCCAGTCGATTGCAACATGATGGGAAACATTAATTTTCCTAGTCCTGGTCAAGGTCCAACTACAATGTGGGCGCCAATTCAGGCAGGGAACACTAGTTCCCAATCAACCATGATCCCTGCTTCCCAATCTGCACTATATTGGAATCACTACATGAATTTTGTGAGGAACCCTCTTGGCTCGGTGGGAATGAGTCCATACACGGATTCATATCCACCTTCACTATCAAGTACACCGTTGCAGGGTTCTAATACTATACCACAAATGCCTGTAAACTTGGAGTCAGATGCTGAACACAGTGTTCAGGACATCAATAGTCCTGAGAAAAATGCACCTCCAGTTCAAAAACAAAAGAAATCTAAGGAACAAAACTTTACAGCCCCAGAAGACAGACTCCTTTGTACTACTTGGTTGCAAATAAGTAGTGACCCCATTGTGAATACTGGGCAAAGGAGGGAGGGTCTCTGGGCCAGAATTGAAAAAAGGTACAATGAACAAAGGGGGGAATTTCCTTGTCGACTTAACAGAGCACTCAGTAGCCGATGGGACAAGATAAGGGCTGATGTCAGTAAATTCTCTGGATACTACGCGAGAgttctacgagaaaaacaaagtGGTCTAAGTGATGACGATAAG ACATCGAAGGCAGCCACATTGTTCGCTCATGAGGAGGGCAAACCATTTCATTATATGCACTGCTGGCATCAACTGAAGGGGGAACCCAAATGGGAGAGCATATGTCAAGGACACTCTTTTAGAGGATTACATGCAAGATCATTACCTTCGTCGGGGTGTCCATCAGTGCAAACACCGGAGACTGACAGTGGATCCGCTGGACTCTCAGGAAAAAGGCCCCATGGCCGTGATTTCAGTAAAGCTGAGAGAAAGAAAGCTGGTTCATCTTCGTCCCCGGAGTACTTAAGCCGATTACAAGAAATTACTGAGAAACAAATACAGAGGTCCATTGAAAAgggggaaaaaaagaaaagaccaCTGAAGAAGATAGGGAGATACAAAAGAAGAGATTGGACTTGGAAGCCCAAAAGTTAA